A DNA window from Phycisphaerae bacterium contains the following coding sequences:
- a CDS encoding ATP-binding cassette domain-containing protein gives MESNVEIENLTVFGGNGKGGVPEAVERVDFRMGQVISIVGPTGSGKTTLINDLELFANANTPSGRRVLINGEPPSEELMMDPSRRPIAQITQHTNFLCDLGVQVFLTTHGAVRGKADPGSVVAETLDFANQLTGEAIDPSSAMTELSGGQTRALLIADAVVIGNSPIILLDEIENAGIHRTHALGLLKQYEKIFIFVTHDPRIALLSDFRIVMRNGAMQKVIETGQEEKRVVEEIIKMDDLLLEFRTHIRDGGELSEALLEDRLRALGYIE, from the coding sequence ATGGAGTCTAATGTGGAAATAGAGAATCTTACTGTCTTTGGCGGGAATGGGAAAGGTGGGGTTCCGGAAGCGGTGGAGCGCGTGGATTTCCGGATGGGGCAGGTGATCAGCATCGTGGGGCCGACGGGGTCGGGCAAGACGACGCTGATCAACGACCTGGAGCTATTTGCCAATGCGAATACCCCATCGGGGCGGCGGGTGCTGATTAATGGTGAGCCGCCGTCGGAAGAGCTGATGATGGACCCGTCTCGTCGGCCGATCGCCCAGATTACCCAGCACACCAATTTCCTGTGCGACCTTGGGGTCCAGGTTTTCCTGACCACGCACGGGGCGGTCCGTGGCAAAGCCGATCCGGGCTCGGTGGTGGCTGAGACGCTGGACTTCGCCAATCAGTTGACCGGCGAGGCGATCGACCCGAGTAGCGCGATGACGGAGCTGTCGGGCGGTCAGACGCGGGCGCTGCTGATCGCCGACGCGGTGGTGATCGGCAACTCGCCGATCATCCTGCTCGACGAGATCGAGAACGCGGGCATCCATCGGACGCATGCATTGGGTCTGCTCAAGCAGTACGAGAAGATCTTCATCTTCGTGACGCACGATCCGCGGATCGCCCTGCTATCGGACTTCCGGATCGTCATGCGCAACGGCGCGATGCAGAAGGTGATCGAGACGGGACAGGAGGAGAAGCGGGTGGTGGAGGAGATCATCAAGATGGACGATCTGCTGCTGGAGTTTCGGACGCACATCCGCGACGGCGGAGAGCTGTCGGAGGCCCTGCTGGAGGATCGGCTTCGGGCTTTGGGATATATCGAATAG